From Hylaeus volcanicus isolate JK05 chromosome 2, UHH_iyHylVolc1.0_haploid, whole genome shotgun sequence, the proteins below share one genomic window:
- the LOC128872832 gene encoding F-box/LRR-repeat protein 4 gives MISHDETKVEIVPINGGRIEGKEETVIFIEQFVKDVCDFSSQYGSNISISYTAYNIAGNPSKFPDYGDFPQAFVMRTYGQWWNKAPSRLIDYMPQNNEDIISQDYIDLEYYQEVYPIRVSIYETYNPGSVVGIWAQNSEGKWFQLWSGFPQIVPHKPRIFSPRLQLCNFKTKMIRLEFNHNLLDYYTELDAVLFIGTSKLIVPNNNLHNQNLNDLSQQLGYLEHSSDDIYNLTPDYLKANQDLIILKKTLPKHCKVFKSKIIDDISKGKLISKIGQHYQSVPPIEEAFNSLQQFLQEDFPKLIRDIHYSTSNALSEVNNSPEDRTLISSTDSENQPCGSFSALPDETVLKILKYLDLRSLCSLCTVNRHFNNIARDALLYTSLNLKPYWYCLDTSALNCLAPRCQYLQRLDLSWCGNYNMIKHQDFIYFICTSGSLLTHLRLNCCQFVNDVIILEISKVCKKLKELCLRNCLGVTNEGFSKLKNLELLERLELYRTNIETATLCSILKTNPKMRHLNLAGMHDRLNIDEVAIKLGNSCPYLESVDFWKAQTLTPHGVRALSRCTNLREVDFGWCGGLGAPGNSLRALLSSCRYLEKVFLAALRGLTDYDLEPLLYCPRLQQLDLMGARSLTPAIYYGCLLFCPKLEMIDLSFCEGISDFIQGWRQQYPHVSIKRSCQVISSDML, from the exons ATGATATCTCATGACGAAACAAAGGTCGAAATAGTACCGATAAATGGAGGACGAATTGAAGGAAAAGAGGAAactgttatatttattgaacagTTTGTAAAAGATGTATGCGACTTCAGTTCCCAGTATGGAAGTAATATCAGTATTTCTTATACTGCCTACAATATTGCTGGGAATCCCAGTAAATTTCCGGACTATGGAGATTTTCCACAAGCTTTTGTTATG agaACATATGGACAATGGTGGAACAAAGCACCTTCAAGACTGATAGACTATATGCCACAAAATAATGAAGATATTATAAGCCAGGATTATATAG ATTTAGAATATTATCAAGAAGTTTATCCAATTAGAGTATCAATATATGAAACTTATAATCCTGGAAGCGTAGTTGGTATTTGGGCACAAAATTCTGAGGGAAAATGGTTTCAATTATGGAGTGGATTTCCTCAGATTGTACCACATAAGCCAAGGATATTTTCACCACGTTTGCAgctatgtaattttaaaacgaaaatgatAAGACTGGAATTTAATCATAACTTATTAGACTATTATACAGAGTTAGATGCTGTGTTGTTCATTGGAACATCTAAATTGATTGTGCCTaacaataatttacataatcaaaatttaaatgatctTTCACAACAATTGGGCTACCTTGAACATAGTAGTGATGATATTTACAATCTAACACCGGATTATTTGAAGGCAAATCAGGACTTGATAATTCTTAAGAAGACACTTCCTAAGCACTGTAAAGTTTTTAAGAG caaGATAATAGATGATATTTCCAAAGGCAAGTTAATATCTAAAATAGGTCAACACTATCAGTCAGTTCCTCCCATAGAAGAAGCATTCAATAgtttacaacaatttttacaagaaGACTTTCCAAAACTTATCAGGgatattcattattcaacaTCAAATGCATTAAGTGAAGTGAATAACTCTCCCGAGGATAGGACTTTAATATCTTCAACTGATTCTGAAAATCAACCATGTGGCAGTTTTTCTGCACTACCA GATGAAACAGtgctaaaaattttaaaatatttagatttaAGATCGTTATGTAGTTTATGCACAGTAAACagacattttaataatattgcaaGAGATGCTTTGTTGTATACAAGTCTTAATTTAAAACCTTATTGGTACTGTTTGGACACATcagcattaaattgtttagcACCTAGGTGTCAATATTTACAACGATTAGATCTTTCATGGTGtggaaattataatatgattAAACATCaagattttatatattttatttgcacaTCTGGATCTCTTTTGACACATTTAAGATTAAATTGTTGTCAGTTTGTTAACGATGTGATTATCCTTGAGATTTCAAAAgtttgtaagaaattaaaag AATTGTGTTTACGCAACTGTCTGGGAGTAACGAATGAAGGGTTTtcaaaacttaaaaatttggaattgCTAGAGCGCTTAGAACTTTACAgaacaaatattgaaactgCTACATTATGTTCTATATTAAAGACAAACCCTAAAATGCGGCATTTGAATTTAGCAGGAATGCATGATCGTTTAAATATAGACGAGGTAGCAATCAAATTAGGAAATTCTTGTCCATATTTAGAAAGTGTAGATTTTTGGAAAGCTCAAACATTAACTCCACATGGAGTTAGAGCCTTGTCCCGTTGTACTAATCTTCGAGAAGTGGATTTTGGATGGTG TGGTGGACTGGGTGCTCCTGGCAATTCCTTAAGAGCATTACTATCTTCCTGTCGATACCTGGAGAAAGTATTTTTAGCAGCTCTTAGAGGGTTAACAGATTATGACTTGGAACCTCTTTTATATTGTCCACGATTGCAACAATTGGATTTAATGGGGGCTCGTTCTCTTACTCCTGCTATATATTACGGATGTCTATTATTTTGCCCAAAGTTAGAAATGATTGACCTTAGTTTTTGTGAAGGTATTAGTGATTTTATACAAGGGTGGCGTCAACAGTATCCGCATGTCTCTATTAAAAGAAGTTGTCAAGTAATCAGCTCTGATATGCTATGA